TGCCAAAGCGATTATTGAAAGCCGCCGTCATTCTCTCTGTCTTTGTGCTACTCCTCGGAATGGTGAGAGGAGAATACCGTTCTAAGCAAGGAGCTGTTGCTCAACAGCTTGAAAAACTGAATCCTGCTATTAATAAAGATATTTCCTATATAGATTTCCTGACATACCGCGTTCTTAAAAATGGTTCTGCACGAGTAGCAACCCTCGGAAGCAGCGTGACAAAAGGAGTCGGAGCAAGTGCACCATCCAACACCTGGCGCGCCCTTCTTCAAAGTGAAATCAGAGGCGAATCCCGTCCATTACAGCATGTGACGATTTCAAATCATGGCCATTCCGGCTACACATCAGAGAAATTACTCCGACCGGAAGTCATCAACCGCGTTGTGGACAGCCGTCCTGATCTGCTGATTCTCGAGACATCCGTCATTAATAATTATCGTCAGAACGTAACCCTTGAGAATACGGAAGCCTCTCTCGAAGAGCTGTACCGCACGTTTAAGGAACGGATCCCTGGTATTGAAATTCTGTTTATTTCACCAAATCCAATCTTAAAAACAAACCTGACAGAATCAGGTTTAAACGCTCTTGATCTGAACTTCAACGATTACAACCAGTTCACTAAGGAGCTTGCTGCTAAAAACGACTGGAACTATTTTGATACAAATATGCATATCTCAGAAGAAATCACCCAGCGCGAGCTTGCCCTGGAGGATACGCTAAACGATAAAATTCATCCAAACGATCTCGGCTATGATATCTGGTTTAACCAGCTCTATCACAAAGGACTGACACAGCCGAATTTTGGGCAGAATAAATAATCAAAAAGAGAGCAGATCAAAATGGTCTGCTCTCTTTTCTATTGAACAACCGGTGAACTCGACCCACCTTAAGACTTCTATCAAGATTGTGTTTTATCC
The sequence above is drawn from the Jeotgalibacillus aurantiacus genome and encodes:
- a CDS encoding SGNH/GDSL hydrolase family protein, which produces MPKRLLKAAVILSVFVLLLGMVRGEYRSKQGAVAQQLEKLNPAINKDISYIDFLTYRVLKNGSARVATLGSSVTKGVGASAPSNTWRALLQSEIRGESRPLQHVTISNHGHSGYTSEKLLRPEVINRVVDSRPDLLILETSVINNYRQNVTLENTEASLEELYRTFKERIPGIEILFISPNPILKTNLTESGLNALDLNFNDYNQFTKELAAKNDWNYFDTNMHISEEITQRELALEDTLNDKIHPNDLGYDIWFNQLYHKGLTQPNFGQNK